Proteins encoded by one window of Cylindrospermum stagnale PCC 7417:
- a CDS encoding CPXCG motif-containing cysteine-rich protein encodes MQNTAEYYCAYCGEPSLTFIDLSAGLQQKYVEDCQVCCRPNILYVRVDEDTLDIEIDTEYEE; translated from the coding sequence ATGCAAAATACGGCTGAGTATTACTGCGCCTATTGTGGCGAACCAAGCTTAACTTTTATTGATTTGAGTGCGGGACTACAACAAAAATATGTAGAAGATTGTCAAGTTTGCTGTCGTCCAAATATTTTGTATGTGCGGGTTGATGAAGATACCCTAGATATTGAAATTGATACCGAATATGAAGAATAA
- a CDS encoding B12-binding domain-containing radical SAM protein codes for MTSSVFDSERLLFTPATPNTDAIPLIFAFPNEYSVGITSLGYQVVWATLAMRDDVQVSRLFTDTHEQLPREPEILGFSMSWELDYVNILNLLESLSIPIRADFRNERHPLIFGGGPVLTANPEPFAEFFDVILLGDGENLLGDFIEAYKEVRSASREFQLKRLAQVPGIYVPSLYAVEYLAKDGAVKSINPISAEIPAVVQKQTYRGNTLSASTVVTEKAAWENIYMVEVVRSCPEMCRFCLASYLTLPFRTASLEGSLIPAIERGLKVTNRLGLLGASVTQHPEFTELLDYISQPKYDDVRLSIASVRTNTVTVQLAKTLAQRDTRSLTIAVESGSEKLRQIINKKLHNDEIIQAAVNAKAGGLTNLKLYGMAGIPGEEPEDLDATVAMMRGIKKSVPGLRLTFGCSTFVPKAHTPFQWFGVNRQAEKRLQMLQKQLKPQGIEFRPESYNWSIIQALLSRGDRRLSQLLELTRDFGDSLGSYKRAFKQLKGQIPDLDFYVHAEWSTEQVLPWSHLQGPLPQSTLLKHLAEAKSYFHSCQKQLQALNL; via the coding sequence GTGACATCATCTGTGTTTGACTCCGAACGCCTGTTATTCACCCCCGCTACCCCTAACACCGACGCTATCCCCCTGATTTTTGCCTTTCCCAATGAGTACAGCGTCGGGATAACTAGCCTTGGCTATCAGGTGGTGTGGGCAACTTTGGCTATGCGGGATGATGTGCAGGTAAGTCGCTTGTTTACCGATACTCACGAACAACTCCCTAGAGAACCAGAAATACTTGGCTTTTCTATGTCCTGGGAATTGGATTATGTGAATATTTTAAATTTGTTGGAATCTTTGTCAATTCCCATTAGGGCAGATTTCCGTAATGAACGTCATCCCCTAATTTTTGGCGGTGGACCTGTTCTCACCGCTAACCCTGAACCTTTTGCCGAGTTTTTTGATGTAATTTTGTTAGGAGATGGGGAAAACCTGCTGGGAGATTTCATTGAAGCGTATAAGGAAGTAAGAAGCGCTTCTAGAGAATTTCAATTAAAAAGATTGGCACAAGTACCGGGAATTTACGTTCCTAGTTTGTATGCGGTGGAATATCTTGCCAAAGATGGGGCGGTAAAGTCAATAAACCCAATTTCTGCCGAAATTCCCGCAGTAGTGCAAAAGCAAACTTACCGAGGAAATACTCTCTCAGCTTCAACTGTGGTTACAGAAAAGGCGGCTTGGGAAAATATCTACATGGTGGAAGTGGTGCGGAGTTGTCCGGAAATGTGCCGCTTTTGTCTAGCGAGTTATTTAACCTTGCCTTTTAGAACTGCGAGTTTGGAAGGTTCTTTAATTCCCGCAATTGAGAGAGGGTTAAAAGTTACAAATCGCCTGGGTTTATTGGGTGCTTCTGTTACCCAACATCCAGAGTTTACAGAATTGCTAGATTATATCAGTCAGCCAAAATATGATGATGTCCGCTTGAGTATTGCTTCGGTGCGAACAAATACGGTAACGGTGCAGCTAGCAAAGACTTTAGCCCAAAGAGATACGCGATCGCTTACCATTGCCGTAGAAAGTGGTTCCGAGAAATTGCGGCAAATCATCAATAAAAAGTTACATAACGATGAAATCATCCAAGCGGCAGTAAATGCCAAAGCTGGAGGATTAACCAATCTGAAACTCTACGGGATGGCGGGAATTCCCGGTGAGGAACCAGAAGATTTAGATGCAACTGTCGCAATGATGCGCGGTATTAAAAAATCTGTACCTGGACTGCGGTTAACATTCGGATGCAGCACCTTTGTACCGAAAGCACACACGCCTTTTCAATGGTTTGGGGTAAATCGTCAAGCAGAAAAGCGGTTGCAGATGTTACAAAAACAGCTAAAACCCCAAGGGATAGAGTTTCGTCCAGAAAGCTATAATTGGTCAATTATACAGGCTTTGTTGTCGAGAGGCGATCGCAGGCTTTCCCAGCTTCTCGAACTTACCCGCGACTTTGGTGACTCCTTGGGTAGCTACAAACGCGCTTTCAAACAACTAAAAGGCCAAATACCCGACTTAGATTTCTACGTTCACGCCGAATGGTCAACAGAGCAAGTTTTACCTTGGAGTCACTTGCAAGGGCCTTTACCACAGTCTACACTACTAAAGCATTTGGCTGAGGCTAAGAGTTATTTCCATTCATGTCAGAAGCAACTACAGGCGTTAAATTTATAA
- a CDS encoding SemiSWEET transporter gives MLTTISFLPQMLKIWRSKSAKDVSFLMLITFMSGLFLWLIYGIILGAWPIILANGVTLGFNFIILWLKIRYRKRP, from the coding sequence ATTTTAACGACTATCTCTTTCTTACCCCAGATGTTGAAAATCTGGCGTTCAAAATCAGCTAAAGATGTTTCCTTCCTCATGCTGATAACTTTCATGAGTGGTCTTTTTTTATGGTTAATCTACGGAATCATTCTTGGTGCTTGGCCGATTATTCTGGCTAACGGCGTGACCTTGGGTTTTAACTTTATAATTCTATGGCTTAAAATTAGATATAGAAAACGCCCATAA
- a CDS encoding Uma2 family endonuclease, producing MIAAISQPVKFADFLEWYPENGRYELINGCVVEMQPTGKHEEVTDFLGISITVESQRLKLPYSFPRHALVKAPDWETAYLPDLIVVNKNNLSNEPLWEKYSTITKGESIQLIVEVVSTNWRNDYGHKLTDYEALGISEYWIADYLGLGGRRYIGFPKEPTFTVYQLVDGEYQFQQFRGNQRIISLTFPELNITAEQVFKAGE from the coding sequence ATGATTGCAGCCATATCCCAGCCAGTCAAATTTGCTGATTTTCTAGAATGGTATCCAGAAAATGGACGTTATGAATTAATTAATGGGTGTGTAGTTGAAATGCAACCAACGGGTAAGCATGAAGAAGTTACTGACTTTCTAGGAATATCAATAACTGTAGAAAGTCAAAGGTTAAAACTACCTTATAGTTTCCCTAGACACGCACTGGTGAAAGCACCTGATTGGGAAACGGCTTATCTTCCCGATTTGATAGTAGTAAATAAAAATAATCTCTCAAATGAACCACTTTGGGAAAAATATTCAACCATTACCAAAGGTGAATCAATTCAATTAATTGTCGAAGTAGTGAGTACAAATTGGCGTAATGATTACGGACACAAACTCACGGACTACGAAGCGTTAGGAATTTCTGAATATTGGATAGCTGATTATTTAGGTTTAGGTGGAAGGAGATATATTGGATTTCCCAAAGAACCAACTTTTACAGTTTATCAATTAGTTGACGGGGAATATCAATTTCAGCAATTTAGAGGAAATCAAAGAATTATTTCTCTTACTTTTCCTGAGTTAAATATCACTGCTGAACAAGTGTTTAAAGCAGGTGAATAG
- a CDS encoding DUF4276 family protein has product MEKEHPWRKTFKMIRVNVFVEGQTEETFVRELLYEHFQRQNIYLNPILVRTSQTAKGGVVSYEKIKPQLNRQCLKDNSAFVTTMFDLYALPKDFPGKDSVPKTNDPFNKVEYLEQQMGADIGHKNFIPNLLVHEFEGLLYSNPQAFLGWFDQSVVNQLQSERDSFASPEHINESPITAPSKRIIRCCPQYDKPYHGSLIAMDIGLDVIRQQCQHFNKWLTHLESIM; this is encoded by the coding sequence GTGGAAAAAGAACATCCTTGGAGGAAGACCTTCAAGATGATTCGAGTAAACGTTTTTGTGGAAGGACAGACTGAAGAAACTTTTGTTAGAGAATTACTTTACGAGCATTTTCAGCGACAAAATATCTACCTCAACCCAATCCTTGTAAGAACTAGTCAAACTGCTAAAGGTGGTGTGGTGAGCTATGAAAAAATCAAGCCTCAATTGAATCGTCAATGCCTTAAGGATAATTCGGCATTCGTCACTACGATGTTTGATTTGTATGCATTACCAAAAGACTTTCCCGGAAAAGATTCTGTGCCAAAGACGAATGACCCATTTAATAAAGTTGAATATCTTGAACAGCAAATGGGTGCAGATATTGGGCACAAAAATTTTATTCCAAATCTACTGGTACATGAGTTTGAGGGACTTCTGTATAGCAATCCGCAAGCTTTTCTGGGATGGTTTGATCAAAGCGTAGTAAATCAGCTACAAAGTGAGCGTGACTCATTTGCTTCACCTGAACATATTAATGAAAGTCCGATAACAGCCCCATCTAAAAGGATTATTAGATGTTGCCCTCAATATGATAAACCATATCATGGATCTCTGATTGCAATGGATATCGGTTTGGATGTAATACGTCAGCAGTGTCAGCATTTCAATAAATGGTTAACCCATCTTGAAAGCATCATGTAA
- a CDS encoding AAA family ATPase — MPRLISRQQLSRIVLKGFKSIAECDIKLAQLNVLIGCNGAGKSNFIGFFRMVQQMLEGNLQVFVSRQGGPDAILHFGRKTTEQLEVKLYFGTNSYFATFEPTQDNRLMFSKESFGWNNTEWEIGSGHFETQAPRGTGTRIDEYVLPAMQQWRVYHFHDTSDSAYVKQIHGINVNNYLRSDARNLAAFLYLLKQNHPEYYQRIVKTIRLVAPFFSDFYLRPSPQNKDMIELEWFEQGQDIPFKAHLLSDGTLRFICLATVFLQPTSLQPETILVDEPELGLHPYAITILASLMRAAAIEKQVIVSTQSVELLNEFSADDVIVVDRKDGKSLLRRLKEDDLHEWLEDYSLGELWKKNILGGRPSR, encoded by the coding sequence ATGCCGAGATTGATTAGTAGACAGCAACTATCCAGAATTGTTTTGAAGGGCTTTAAGTCTATTGCTGAATGCGACATTAAGCTTGCTCAACTTAACGTACTCATTGGCTGCAATGGCGCTGGTAAATCTAACTTCATCGGCTTTTTTCGCATGGTTCAGCAGATGCTTGAGGGAAATCTGCAAGTTTTTGTCAGCCGTCAGGGTGGCCCCGATGCGATTTTGCATTTTGGTAGGAAAACAACTGAACAATTAGAAGTTAAACTTTACTTCGGAACCAACAGTTATTTCGCTACTTTTGAACCAACTCAGGATAACCGTCTGATGTTCTCTAAAGAATCTTTTGGATGGAATAATACTGAGTGGGAAATAGGTAGTGGTCATTTTGAAACTCAAGCTCCACGAGGTACTGGGACAAGAATTGACGAATATGTATTACCTGCTATGCAACAGTGGCGAGTTTATCATTTCCACGATACAAGCGACAGTGCTTATGTAAAACAAATACATGGCATTAATGTTAATAATTACCTGCGTTCAGATGCTCGTAATCTTGCGGCTTTCTTGTATTTATTAAAACAAAATCATCCTGAATATTATCAACGAATTGTCAAAACAATTCGACTTGTTGCACCTTTCTTTAGTGATTTCTATCTACGACCTTCCCCACAAAATAAGGATATGATAGAACTTGAATGGTTTGAGCAAGGTCAAGATATTCCCTTTAAAGCTCATCTTCTTTCTGATGGAACGCTGCGTTTTATATGTTTGGCAACCGTTTTTTTACAACCTACTTCTCTTCAACCAGAAACAATTTTAGTTGATGAACCTGAGTTAGGTCTTCACCCTTATGCAATTACTATTCTTGCATCATTAATGCGTGCTGCTGCAATAGAAAAACAAGTTATTGTTTCCACTCAGTCGGTTGAACTGCTGAATGAATTTAGCGCAGATGATGTAATTGTAGTAGACAGAAAAGATGGTAAATCATTACTCCGAAGATTGAAGGAAGATGATTTACATGAGTGGCTAGAAGACTATAGCTTAGGAGAATTGTGGAAAAAGAACATCCTTGGAGGAAGACCTTCAAGATGA